The Rhododendron vialii isolate Sample 1 chromosome 5a, ASM3025357v1 genome contains a region encoding:
- the LOC131328017 gene encoding squalene monooxygenase SE1-like: MVVGAHTEFPLLAEPTQVSYKSRHSDLNVSTRNVQHARKHSRERKSVIEREREREREREREREREIRNSLVGKEIMAAIDHQYILGGVIASVLGFILLYNSLLFFLYANSSRKSTGTAENRGSKEVQSQGVTATTAANGGFQPETDGSTDVIIVGAGVAGAALACTLAKDGRRVHVIERDLTEPDRIVGELLQPGGYLKLIELGLEDCVKEIDAQRVLGYALYKDGRDAKLPYPLENFPSDVAGRSFHNGRFIQRMRQKAASIPNITLEQGTVTSLLEEKGTIKGVQYKNKNGQELAAYAPLTIVCDGCFSNLRRSLCTPKVDVPSCFVGLILENCQLPYANHGHVILGDPSPILFYPISSTEIRCLVDVPGQKVPSISNGEMTQYLTTVVAPQVPHELHDAFLAAIEKGNIKTMSNRSMPAIPHPTPGALLMGDAFNMRHPLTGGGMTVALSDIVLLRDLLRPLRDLDDSAALCRYLETFYTLRKPVASTINTLAGALYKVFCASPDKARQEMRKACFDYLSLGGVFAQGPVSLLSGLNPRPLILVLHFFAVAVYGVGRLLLPFPSPKRVWLGARLISGASGIIFPIIKAEGVRQMFFPAMVPAYYRAPPTN; encoded by the exons ATGGTGGTGGGCGCGCACACGGAGTTCCCTCTCTTGGCGGAGCCGACTCAAGTTTCCTATAAATCACGCCATTCCGACCTAAACGTTTCAACTCGCAACGTTCAGCACGCACGAAAGcactctagagagagaaagtccgttatagagagagagagagagagagagagagagagagagagagagagagagagagagatacgcAATTCGTTAGTGGGGAAGGAGATAATGGCTGCGATCGATCACCAGTATATTCTGGGAGGAGTAATTGCTTCTGTTTTGGGATTCATTCTCTTGTACAATTCCTTGCTCTTCTTCTTGTATGCTAATTCGAGTAGGAAGAGTACTGGGACGGCGGAAAACAGAGGTTCGAAGGAGGTACAGAGTCAGGGGGTTACCGCCACGACCGCCGCGAACGGCGGTTTCCAGCCGGAGACGGACGGCAGTACCGACGTCATTATCGTTGGCGCCGGGGTCGCTGGGGCTGCTCTCGCTTGTACTCTTGCTAAa GATGGGCGCAGGGTGCACGTGATAGAGAGAGACTTGACTGAACCAGACAGAATTGTTGGTGAACTTCTCCAGCCAGGAGGCTATCTCAAATTAATTGAGTTGGGCCTAGAGG ATTGTGTGAAGGAGATTGATGCTCAGCGAGTACTCGGATACGCTCTCTATAAGGATGGTAGAGATGCTAAACTGCCATACCCACTGGAGAATTTTCCCTCTGACGTCGCCGGAAGAAGCTTTCACAACGGGCGTTTCATTCAACGGATGAGGCAGAAAGCTGCATCTATTCCCAA TATAACCCTGGAACAAGGAACGGTAACATCTCTACTTGAAGAAAAGGGGACAATCAAAGGAGTGCAATACAAGAACAAGAATGGTCAAGAATTAGCGGCATATGCTCCTCTAACAATCGTTTGCGACGGTTGTTTTTCAAACTTGAGACGCTCCCTCTGCACTCCCAAG GTGGATGTGCCCTCTTGTTTTGTTGGCTTGATCCTTGAAAATTGCCAACTCCCTTATGCAAATCACGGACACGTTATTCTGGGCGACCCTTCACCTATCTTGTTCTACCCTATCAGTAGCACAGAGATTCGTTGTCTTGTTGATGTACCCGGCCAAAAGGTGCCTTCCATTTCCAACGGCGAAATGACTCAGTATTTGACGACCGTGGTGGCTCCTCAG GTCCCCCACGAACTGCACGACGCCTTCCTAGCAGCTATCGAGAAAGGGAACATAAAGACAATGTCAAATAGAAGCATGCCAGCCATTCCCCATCCCACTCCCGGTGCACTTCTGATGGGAGATGCTTTCAACATGCGACATCCGTTGACTGGCGGAGGCATGACTGTGGCTCTATCCGACATTGTTCTGTTGAGGGATCTTCTTAGACCTCTACGTGATTTGGATGATTCTGCCGCCTTGTGCAGATATCTTGAAACATTTTACACCCTTCGTAAG CCGGTGGCATCCACAATAAACACATTGGCAGGAGCACTATACAAGGTCTTCTGCGCATCACCAGACAAAGCAAGACAAGAAATGCGAAAAGCATGTTTCGATTATCTTAGCCTCGGTGGTGTTTTTGCACAGGGACCTGTGTCTCTACTCTCTGGTCTCAACCCCCGCCCATTGATCCTGGTCCTCCATTTCTTTGCTGTGGCTGTCTACGGTGTTGGTCGCCTGTTGCTTCCATTTCCGTCGCCCAAACGAGTGTGGCTTGGAGCTAGATTGATTTCG GGTGCATCTGGTATCATCTTTCCCATTATAAAGGCTGAGGGAGTGAGGCAAATGTTCTTCCCTGCAATGGTTCCAGCATATTATAGAGCCCCCCCTACTAATTGA
- the LOC131328016 gene encoding non-functional pseudokinase ZED1-like, whose product MECGRASSPEELVDSWNGECNVPLRVFSSEELLKATNNFHPHNIITEDAFYLLYRGSFEECPVLVKKFGKEGSFWPHEDINLYATHDMAITSQVCNHRNVLKIIGCCLEFQFPTLVYDCETSIQVLSNGLSEMDRSSDNLTLAWETRLSIANDIARALVHLHTAFSTPIVNRNLKPGNIIIDQNGVAKLVDFSLAIRIPPGESQVEDIVVGTYGFADPEYVATGIVTVKTDVYAFGMTMLELLTGKRTVDANRGGSHLDNLVKIYANKDDQLNEVVDARMIGDGIGVDQEQQFRAFVELALRCVEEKREDKPEMKGVADELSQIRRSVDAIN is encoded by the exons ATGGAGTGCGGAAGAGCCTCCTCACCTGAGGAGCTCGTCGATTCTTGGAATGGCGAATGCAATGTTCCCCTCCGTGTATTCTCTTCTGAAGAACTCCTCAAAGCAACCAATAACTTCCACCCTCATAATATCATAACCGAAGATGCGTTTTATTTACTATACAGAGGCTCTTTCGAAGAATGCCCAGTTTTGGTTAAGAAGTTCGGAAAAGAAGGTAGCTTTTGGCCCCATGAAGACATCAATTTGTATGCTACCCACGACATGGCGATAACATCGCAG GTATGCAATCACAGAAACGTCCTCAAGATCATCGGTTGTTGCCTTGAATTCCAGTTTCCAACTCTGGTGTATGATTGCGAAACAAGTATTCAAGTTCTCTCCAATGGCTTATCTGAAATGGACCGATCAAGCGACAATTTAACGTTGGCATGGGAAACTAGGCTGAGCATTGCAAATGATATTGCTAGGGCCCTTGTGCACCTCCACACCGCGTTTTCCACACCCATTGTCAACAGGAACTTAAAACCGGGAAATATTATCATTGACCAAAACGGTGTTGCTAAACTTGTGGATTTCTCTTTGGCAATACGGATCCCTCCCGGAGAATCCCAAGTTGAGGATATAGTAGTGGGGACATACGGGTTTGCGGACCCCGAGTATGTTGCCACTGGCATTGTTACAGTGAAGACCGATGTTTATGCCTTTGGCATGACTATGCTTGAACTTTTGACAGGGAAAAGGACTGTGGATGCAAACCGGGGAGGAAGTCATTTAGATAACCTTGTgaaaatatatgcaaacaaGGATGATCAGTTGAACGAAGTTGTTGATGCAAGGATGATAGGGGATGGAATAGGAGTTGATCAGGAGCAGCAGTTTCGGGCTTTTGTGGAGCTTGCGTTGAGATGTgtcgaggagaagagagaggataAGCCGGAAATGAAAGGCGTGGCAGATGAACTGAGCCAAATTCGAAGGTCTGTTGATGCTATTAATTAG